The following coding sequences are from one Rhineura floridana isolate rRhiFlo1 chromosome 2, rRhiFlo1.hap2, whole genome shotgun sequence window:
- the STX3 gene encoding syntaxin-3 isoform X1 encodes MKDRLEQLKAKQNQDDADDDLEIAIDNTAFMDEFFAEIEEIRQNIDKISENVEEAKKLYSIILSAPIPEPKTKDDLEQLTAAIKKTANRVRNRLKSMERNIEQDEVRSSADLRIRKSQHSVLSRKFVDVMTKYNEAQVDFRERSKGRIQRQLEITGKNTTDEELEEMLESGNPSIFTSGIMDSQISKQALSEIEGRHKDILRLESSIKELHDMFVDIAMLVENQGEVVDNIELNVMHTLDHIEKAREETKKALKYKSRARKTLLSSSWFAIKTPPPDPHHRGVTFPCLPPASGI; translated from the exons AAACAGAACCAAGATGATGCCGATGATGACCTGGAAATTGCCATTGACAACACGGCTTTCATGGATGAATTCTTTGCAGAG ATTGAAGAAATCCGGCAGAATATTGACAAAATTTCAGAGAATGTAGAAGAAGCAAAAAAGCTGTACAGCATCATCCTATCAGCCCCTATCCCTGAACCAA AGACAAAGGACGATCTAGAACAGCTCACAGCAGCTATCAAGAAAACGGCCAACCGTGTCCGAAACAGACTTAAGA GCATGGAGCGGAATATTGAGCAGGATGAGGTTCGATCATCAGCTGACCTGCGGATAAGGAAGTCCCAG CATTCGGTTCTTTCCCGAAAATTTGTTGATGTGATGACTAAGTACAATGAAGCACAAGTTGACTTCCGGGAACGGAGCAAAGGAAGGATTCAGCGGCAACTTGAGATCA CTGGGAAGAATACAACAGATGAGGAGCTGGAGGAAATGTTAGAGAGTGGGAATCCATCAATATTCACCTCTGGG ATCATGGACTCCCAGATCTCAAAGCAAGCACTGAGTGAGATTGAGGGACGGCATAAGGACATTCTGCGTCTTGAAAGCAGCATCAAGGAGCTTCATGACATGTTTGTGGACATTGCCATGTTAGTGGAAAATCAG GGAGAAGTTGTAGATAACATAGAACTCAACGTGATGCACACCTTAGATCACATAGAGAAAGCTCGTGAGGAGACCAAAAAGGCCTTGAAATATAAAAGTAGGGCACGCAAG ACACTCCTGAGCTCTTCCTGGTTTGCTATCAAGACTCCCCCTCCTGATCCTCACCACCGTGGTGTAACCTTCCCCTGCCTACCTCCAGCCTCTGGAATTTAG
- the STX3 gene encoding syntaxin-3 isoform X2, giving the protein MKDRLEQLKAKQNQDDADDDLEIAIDNTAFMDEFFAEIEEIRQNIDKISENVEEAKKLYSIILSAPIPEPKTKDDLEQLTAAIKKTANRVRNRLKSMERNIEQDEVRSSADLRIRKSQHSVLSRKFVDVMTKYNEAQVDFRERSKGRIQRQLEITGKNTTDEELEEMLESGNPSIFTSGIMDSQISKQALSEIEGRHKDILRLESSIKELHDMFVDIAMLVENQGEVVDNIELNVMHTLDHIEKAREETKKALKYKSRARKKTIIIIVIVVVLLGILALIIGLSVGLKTA; this is encoded by the exons AAACAGAACCAAGATGATGCCGATGATGACCTGGAAATTGCCATTGACAACACGGCTTTCATGGATGAATTCTTTGCAGAG ATTGAAGAAATCCGGCAGAATATTGACAAAATTTCAGAGAATGTAGAAGAAGCAAAAAAGCTGTACAGCATCATCCTATCAGCCCCTATCCCTGAACCAA AGACAAAGGACGATCTAGAACAGCTCACAGCAGCTATCAAGAAAACGGCCAACCGTGTCCGAAACAGACTTAAGA GCATGGAGCGGAATATTGAGCAGGATGAGGTTCGATCATCAGCTGACCTGCGGATAAGGAAGTCCCAG CATTCGGTTCTTTCCCGAAAATTTGTTGATGTGATGACTAAGTACAATGAAGCACAAGTTGACTTCCGGGAACGGAGCAAAGGAAGGATTCAGCGGCAACTTGAGATCA CTGGGAAGAATACAACAGATGAGGAGCTGGAGGAAATGTTAGAGAGTGGGAATCCATCAATATTCACCTCTGGG ATCATGGACTCCCAGATCTCAAAGCAAGCACTGAGTGAGATTGAGGGACGGCATAAGGACATTCTGCGTCTTGAAAGCAGCATCAAGGAGCTTCATGACATGTTTGTGGACATTGCCATGTTAGTGGAAAATCAG GGAGAAGTTGTAGATAACATAGAACTCAACGTGATGCACACCTTAGATCACATAGAGAAAGCTCGTGAGGAGACCAAAAAGGCCTTGAAATATAAAAGTAGGGCACGCAAG AAAACAATAATTATCATTGTGATAGTGGTTGTCttgctgggaattttagctctcaTTATTGGACTTTCAGTAGGGCTCAAAACAGCCTGA
- the MRPL16 gene encoding large ribosomal subunit protein uL16m: MWKQRGRPLFVLCGTLADSSGTKILTAGLKKFELPPDYSGITIPERPKLKFIERAPALPKVRREYKNVRDIRGPSTEATEFTEGQYGILAMGGGYLRWGHFEMIRLTINRHLHPKTMFAVWRIPAPYKPITRKSLGHRMGGGKGAVDHYVSAVKAGRLIVEVGGFCEFGEVERFLTQVAKKLPFPAKAVSQQSLQEMREMEEEKRHNNQNPWMFERIVTANFMGIRKYLSPRDLQLKGRYWGKFFVPDRI, translated from the exons ATTCCAGTGGAACCAAGATTCTCACTGCTGGCTTGAAGAAGTTTGAGCTTCCCCCAGATTACAGTG GCATCACTATTCCTGAGAGACCCAAACTGAAATTTATTGAGAGAGCTCCAGCTTTGCCTAAGGTCAGGCGAGAGTACAAGAATGTACGTGACATCCGTGGTCCATCTACAGAAGCCACAGAATTCACTGAAGGACAGTATGGTATTCTG GCTATGGGTGGTGGCTACCTCCGTTGGGGTCATTTTGAAATGATTCGTTTGACCATCAACCGGCACCTGCATCCCAAGACAATGTTTGCTGTGTGGAGAATTCCAGCTCCTTATAAACCCATCACACGCAAAAGTCTAGGGCACCGAATGGGTGGTGGCAAAGGTGCAGTGGATCACTACGTGTCAGCAGTGAAGGCTGGCCGCCTTATAGTAGAAGTAGGTGGGTTTTGTGAATTTGGTGAGGTGGAACGCTTCCTAACTCAGGTAGCCAAGAAGTTGCCTTTCCCAGCCAAAGCCGTCAGCCAGCAATCCCTTCAAGAGATGCGGGAGATGGAAGAGGAGAAGAGGCACAACAACCAGAATCCATGGATGTTTGAACGAATAGTCACAGCCAATTTTATGGGGATAAGGAAATATCTGAGCCCCCGTGACTTGCAGCTGAAGGGCCGCTATTGGGGAAAATTCTTTGTACCTGACAGAATATAA